The genomic segment AAGGGGTCAAAGTCAGTATTAGAAATATTATACTTTATTGAATTCTAGAACAGCTAATCAATCCTCCCATGTTGACAAACGACAGTAAGACTGGAAAAAACATATGAAGGTTAAAGTAGGAGTCtacaccactgtggaaaatgttGTAACAGCTTTCACTGTTCTGGTGAGGCTGTTATAATACCTTAAAATATACAGTAATGATCCAGCACTCTTGTTCAGAACAACAAGAAGTGATGTGACTTGGGATTCTGCAGTGAATTTATTCACACTCATTGTGCCCTCCGTTTGAGTAGCAGTTCTGGCTTCCAGAGATCTCTTCCCACCCTCTAATGCCTGAATATGAAATACAGCAGGAGGATAGAGAAGGCTGGAATGAGGAGTGGGGCGGGCATAAGCCACACTATGCAGCCCACTCTAATGAATTTTGCTCAGTTACAGTGTAAGAAGGAGGTTCTGTTCCTTTTGGGTGGCTTGCTCCTTTGTCCTTTCAGCTAAATTCTTTCTATAGATTCGTCCCAGATAAGAAAAACACTAGGTTTCTGGATAATAAGCATTTTTTCTATCTGtcaaaaaaaatgtagaagtggATGAAGATTTTTGCCTCAAAATGAAATCACTGCAGTCCATTCCAGACCAGCCCTATAGTAAGTAGAGAACAGTCTGCAGAGCCAATGACAGAAGCCTTCCCAGAGTCCCTGAGGACACTTCAAAGCTTGTAAAGGAACTTTGACCTTAACAAAAAACTACATTTGATCatggaaataatatatttctcCACTGATATACAATACTTATGTAATGCACTGAAAAAGATGGGTTTTTGTAGTAAGAGCCCAATTTGTACCAAAACATTTTTGGATCACCTCTTCCCATTGTCTTTGTTTCACTCTGGGACCCTCCACCACTATGATATATTGATGATGAAACAGTGTCACAAACCACAACGGAGCCAGCTGCATGCAGTTCAGCCCCGCTTGACCCTTCCTCTCCTCTGATGCAGACTCTGTTACAATTCTGAACCAGCTGCAAAGAGTGCAGACgcaaaaaactaaaacaagtaTCTCCCTGTGATTAGAATATTTTAACGTCTTCAGAAACTTTCCAGATGTACCTTTGatggagccccccaccccccactagGACCCACAGAGAGACAGCCTTTGCTCCTGTGAGTCCTGCCAGAACTTGTTTAATGAGTGCTGAGAGTTTTGGTTTTCCACctcattcttcctcttcctcctcctcctcctcctcttcatcatcatcttcatcatggCAATGCGTAATTTCTTGGGGGGCCAGTGGGAAGAGGTTGGGGGGTTTAATCTCACTAATCGACCGTGTCAACTGATGCCGCTTGTAGTCGGTATCTTTGAAATCCACGGACGTGCGGTTCCTGGTGGCGAGGGGGGACTCCATTTCATTGATATCTACATGTGTGTGTTCCACCGTTGACTCATGAGGCATCTACGACAAAGTCAGAGGTGTTCAGAAAGCAGGTGGAACAAAACGGCTGTTTCAGAGATCCTAACCCTTTTGCTTTGTTAGATGGCTGTACAGAAGCACCTCTAATGGACCAGAGGCCAAGGCAAGTCAGGTACTGAAGTATCTTGTAGGAACATCCTAATCCTATCTTCTTCTCTCCTAAACCCTCAAAACTGTGCCCAAGTCATATGCTACAGCCTGAAACTAGATAAGATGGGAGAGAAGAGGTGATTATTTCCTATTTCACAGCAAAACAGAAAAGCCTGGAAACATAAATCAGTattagaatatagaaataaagaaCTATATTTCTCTTGTAGCACTAAAAATAGAGGAATGGCTTCACCAGTCAAATCACTTTTAAAGTGAGTAAACTTATACTCTGCAACATTCTATTTTGATAGCTTTCACATTTGTAACCTGGCCGTGGGCTTTGCATGGTAGAAGGATGTGGTCTAGACTTTGCTGTGCCATGCCAGGGAGCTAGTTGGAGAGCTTGGTCTTAAGAGTGTATCTCAACTGTAAATAGGAACTTCAGGCTGTATTAACTCACCAAAACGTGGGCAGCTCTGAAGAGGTAGCTGAATGGGTAATACAGCAAATTGATGAAAGATGCTGCATAGAGATCGGCATACCGCATCACCTGGCTGGCAAAGAGGGTCTGCCGGGAGCCACTGCGAAACAGGCTTCCCATCATCCCGTAGCACATGTCCATGTCGTGAGTTACTTTCTAAAACAAAggacaaaactgaggctcagctcaCTGACAAATATTTTCTGGACACTGGCTACATGCCATTCCCTgtataaaatcagaaatacaaaaaaatcacttaaagtgtattttccaagttttctccCAAATTCCAACTAGATACCTTAATCCGTCTCTGGATGGAGCTAATGTCTGGGCGCTCATTGCTGCTGCTGTCAAGGTGCCTGGAGacaagaaaaatcagtgaaaatcTCGAGAAAGGATATCTTACATCTAGGCAGCGCCTGAGGAAGTGGGTGGTTTTCAGGGAAGAAGTTTTTATAATCAGGAAACTTACTTGTAGAGTTCAGCCAAGAAAATATCCAAGCTTTGAAGCTCTTCGAAAAGTGCTAAAgtttgaaaggaaaggaaagtgttTTAAGTAAATTAGAAGGCATCTAGTTTTTAACTGCTgctaaaactaaattaaaaggtTGTAGTAATGACTAAAAAGTAAAGCTGTAGCTGAGTATATAAAATGACTTCCTTTCCCTGCCTTTAGGAGAACCTGCTGACATGCTGCTTGGAATCTGGCAGCAGATGCCAGAATTTCCTCTTTAACTACCTTTCCTCCTACTTAAAACCACCGACCACATACGACTTTCCCAACTGGATGCTGATTCTGAGCTTACAAAGTGCCAGTTCATTTCCCATCTCAGGTTTGTCAGCAAAGCAAGTGTTAACACTTCTGTTTTTAGGTAAAAGAATGAGTCACGAGTCCAGAAAATAGAACCAAATCAACTagatttctaaaatttcataGGTAGGAAGTTGAAAATGCAGCTGAGAGGCTAGCCAGAAAAATCCCACCATGAAGTACAAGCAACAGCAACAGCCATATCTATTGCATGCTTTCTATATTTTCCAGCCCTTCTCAACCTGGGTTCCCCAAAGAGAATTAAGCTGTGAGGTATCCACTGTATGTAACATTTTATCTACTATCTTTGGGAGAACTGACAGTCAAATAATTTTCTCTGTTCTGTGGTTTAGAAGAGGAGCCTTGGTTGAGAAAGGCTGTCACTTTTATCTTTATACACACGTGGCCTTGGTTAAGTCTCAGCAGCCTCATTTTCACATCTGAGGATCTAAGGTGCAGGGTGTCTCAGTAACTTGCCTAAGAGCATGAAGATATTAGGTGGTGGAGCCAGGGGAACCACCTGAGGCAGGCTGAGTTTCCAGAGGCAGGATCTTCCACCACACTGTGAGTGCTGCTAGCCAGGGCTGGCTGGAGAACTGGTACGTATGTCAAACATCTTTACACAGCTAGAGTTACAGCCCAGTTCAGTGCACGCAGTATAACTGAGCTCAGAGAATGCTTCTTTCTCTACTGctcagaagaagaaattaaaaacaccaaGTAATAAACACTCAGAACCACCAATGCCCAGAATCAGCCAGGAGCTGGTAGCAGAGACTGGAACTAGCAGGCATGGGTGGACGAATAAGAGGCTATAAAGGAAAGCAGAACTCATGGTTTAGGTGCTACTGTAACATAACTCAGAACAGAAACACCCTCTACTTAACTTTGAAGGGACAGATTCAAGAAGGCTAAGCAACCTCTCAAAATTCGGCATTTCTATGAAATATCTGGTTATATGAGGAGGAGGTGTCCAAATACAGGGGTCCATCTTTTTACTCCCTCTGACCCCCTGCATTTAAAGTACTGGTCATCAAAGCAGACTGACTGATAGCTAGCTATTCAGATATAAACTAGTTATGTCAAAGATTTATAAAGAGTAATGGTTCCTTACAACTCTTATCAGTCCACACATGCAGCTCCTGTGCAAGTTCAGGAATCACCAAGAAAGTTCTCCAGCCTTGCcgtttctttgattttaaaatgtcccCAAAAATGTGATCTCCAATATACAAAATGTCTTTGCCCTTGGCTCCCAACAGATCACAGATGGTATCAGAAGAACCTGAAACAATGGAataaacaatgagaaaacaaaaatgtctccatCTTAAAAACCAGCATTCCAAGCACCATAACCATTAAGCACTGCGCAGATTCTTTTAATTATGTGAGGAGCAGATTAGAAAAAGGGCTCACCTTCTTAAAGACAAAGACTCACCACTGTATTTTTTCATTATCCTTTTTATTGCCTCTAAGACAAGGCCTTTAGCTTCACTGCGCTGACCAGAGCTCTTGATCACCAAATCCAGGAGCAACAAAACTACATGTCTCAGCTTTAGGGAATATAATCCTCCAAAGTACCACCACCATTCTCATCACAGATCTGCCATTAAGCTGGCTTTGTTCGAATGTTTCTCATTCCAACAAAATACGCATCTGTGTCCACAGGGGCTCCTAAAAATCCCTTAAAGACACTTTGGGAATCACCCCCACATGATTCTAGACACtgagaaaatgtttcaaatagGTAAAaggaggatgggaaaaaaaagcaaaacaaaaccaaaaacctgatCCTTTCAGTGAAAATCCAAGATTCATTAGCAGATACTAAGATCTTAAACCCATTCTCCCTGACTCGTATTAGCAAGTGACTGACGTGTTTACCTTCAGTAGATGATATCTTTAGAATACTCAAGGGTATATGAGGTGCTGTCCCAGGAGGACACCAAAGCTTTCGAGGTGAGGTCTGAGCCAAGACTTACACTAAAATAAAGGGTAGTATGGGACTCACCCCCTGAGTAGACGATGCCATGCTGTAAGGGGCCCGTGTAAGTACCAATTTTCAGCTTGCCAGTTTTCTGTGAAAAGAGAATATGAACTTTGTAATGCTTTATTATTCTATCACCATCTCCACCAAGATGCTACTTGGCTAGACAGCCAAATGAATGTTACTTTTGAACTTTATTCATTTGAATTATTCAGCTATCTTAAGACCAAAACTCTTAGATGAATTTCAAAGAGCGAtggcaaataaattaaaaatacctatttcCTTAGGGAGAGTAGGAGTGGGGAAAGGAGAAATATGAAGGATAATGTGCTCACAGACAGACCATCCTCTCTCAACTTACAGTATCCACCTGACGCAGTACTGTGCCTTCTCCAAAAAAGAGTGGTTTCCGCGCATCCACCAAGATCAGGTCAAAGTAGGACTGCCATGGTCGATGGGAGCTGCCAGGCTGATAAGGGAGAAACAGCAAAAGCCAACACATCACTCCTAACTTTAGGGCACTCGTATTTAATCTCACTCAGATGAAAGGAATGTAGAAATACTAAGTGTAACCAGAAAACCACACTTATTAAAAACATAGTGTAGCTAATTATAAGCCACATCCTTTTGGAAGCAGGCAAAGTGAAAATATAATGACTCTAACAAtctattttaaatcatttcaccCTACTAATTTACTTCAAGCAATTTAACATATCAAAGAAGGTGTGTTCATACTCTAAAATGGGCTGTAAGAGGCTCACAGGGACTAAGGAGAGACGTAAGACATATAAAGAAACATTAGGAAATAGGCAGATTAGCATAGAACTGCAGTACACAACTAACATGGAACCCAAATTTCCTGGGTTATGTTCTCAGAATGATGGCTCCAGGTACACATTGGCCTTTGGCTTATACTGCAGGCTAATCACAGCACTAATGTAGAAGGTACGCCCATTAACATTATTTCCATCCTCAACTGGAACCACAGCATTAACCTTTTAAGGTCAAGCTGAAGAGCACTGCATACTGTCCTTTTGAGTGATATCAACATGAGTTATTTACtgatgtatatttatttaaagaggCCTAGTGACTAAACTGCAATGTGTATTCCTTAGATCTAGGTAAAATAGTGCAGGAATGATACTACCTGCTAAGCATCAAGGTTAGCTGTTCTCTTGGCATAAAACGCAGCAATAAGAGCAGAATCTAGAAGTTGTCAAGATTATACACATTTTCTCCTTCTCAGATTATCTTCCTCAACCTGAAAATTCCTTTCACTGCCACACAAATTTAATAATTCTGTACAGAACTTCTTGGGCATAAAGTTATTCTGATCCTACCCTATTAAATACCACAGGAATCTCTTATTTCTATCTACCAAGTTTTCAAATTGCTAGCAACTTTAGCCTAACTTCTGTGTTACTGCTAATCATATTAATGAAGATTTCTACATGGCTCCTGATCAATTCCTTACCCTCAATATTTCAGGATGATTAAACAGATTATTACTAAAGCAACAGTCTATTAAGTTACATAGAGTACCTTGGGGCCATGTGGGAAATCAAACAGGTAAGTCAtaattttctggaaagaaaaaaaattcaacataaggTCCATATACTACTTCTGTAAGAGATATTTGACAcctaaaaaaatcacacacaaactTTTTATAAAACATGTCTTTTTCAGTATAGGATTCATCACATTCTTGTTACCTCTAAAGTTTATGAGATAGTAGTGTAAACCAAAAATTAATGCTTGATCTTAACAAACAAAAGCAAGCTTCTGACATTCTCAGTAGAACATTGGCTTCTTCTAGGAGATAATTTTGTACAGATTCACCTATATCCAATTTTCCTAGTAGACTGGAACATATATTTGGAGGTAAGGGGTATGTGAGATACGGGTGTAGGAAAAACTAATAACTCACATGGAAATGACACACCCTGGCCTTCCTACTGCTTGTTCCAACTTGCTTACTCTGAATTATCACATCTCTAAATCAACATTTTACATAACAAGGATTAGGGAACGCTGAGTTTCTTGCTAGTACTATGAACTTGTAACTGCCTTAGCAAAAGTATATGAGGTTAAGGAGTTAAATCGACTTTTCTGTAGGCTTTAATCAttgcaaaaattttttataatgatttttattttttccattatagatggtttacaaatttttttttttaagttatcagGTATTAAATTTGATGGCTCAGAGTCAAGACATCTTTGCACCATCTATTACTGTCTGGCTCCCAAAAGCAGGGAGGGTATGAACATACACATGTGCAATAAAGGGTGTGATTTCTCAAGTTTTAGAAATGACAAAGAAGACATTTTAATCAGCATGAATGTTTTAAACACCCCCAAAATGAAAACCTTCAAGTAGCCAATTGTAATCAGGGAAAATagtcaaaagaaatatttagaaaaatttgagaaccactctGATGCATGccgtatttttgcttttttcatttctgctttcaaaatgaaatggcaaaaaattacTCTACTTAAAAACtatctttctcattattttaacaGTTCTTCAgtccaaaataatttctttgtataaataaacaaacatgaatATTTAGCACTTACATCTGTATATTTATAGTCACTGTTGGTGGCAAGAAATACTTTCCCTACTTCCTTCATCCGGCTCAGAAGCAACGGCAGTTTTCCCTGGAATGTAATTATGATGATaagcaaaacattaaaatgcACAGATCTTCCTCCACTTATGATGGGGTTATGTCCTGATAATGCACCGAACATGAcagcctagcctaccttaaatgtgCCAAGAACATACATTAGTCGACAGGTgagcaaaatcatctaacacaaagtattttaaaataaagtggagtcggagttcccgttgtggctcagtggttaacgaatctgactaggaaccatgaggtttcgggttcgatccctggcctcgctcagtgggtttaggatccagtgttgctatgagctgtggtgtggtctggcggctgcagctccgattggacccctagcctgggaacctccatatgctgtgagagtggccctagaaaaggcaaaaagacaaaaaataagtaaataaataagtaaattaattaattaattaataaaataaagtggagttcccattgtggtgcagtggttaatgaatctgactaggaactatgaggttgcaggttcaatccctggccttgctcagtgggttaaggatctggcgttgctgtgagctgtggtgtaggttgcagatgcggctcggatcccacattgctacagctcctattagacccctagtctgggaacctccctatgccgtgggagcggccctagaaaaggcaaaaagacaaaaataaataaataagtaaataaagtgttGACTATCTCATATAATTTATGGAATACTGCAAGTGAAAAGAGGAATGGCTAGATAAGTTGCTGACCCCTGAGATGGCGTGGCTGACCGGAAGCTATAGCTCAGTGCTGTGGCCCAGCATCATGAGAGTACTGCAGGGCATATCAACAGCCTGGAAAAGGATCAAAATTCAGTTTATCTGGCATACAGTTTTTACTGAATGTGTATCACTTTCACaccattttaaaggcaaaaactCTTAAGTCTGGGACTATCAGTATATATTAAGTCCAGAAGTCAAATACTGGACTTTTGTCCAATGAAATAGGAAGAGGGAATGCCTTTTACAGGGTgggtggttggttggttggttttataattttgcctttaGAAGACCATTATCATTACGTGGgaattatgtattatatacatagtatatacatGGACTGAATAGATTTCTATATGAAATATAGAAATGCTTATATGCTTATTAAAAACATGTCTCTAAATTCCTCATTATATCCACCTCAGGAAAGAGTTTAAATTACCTTGTAATCTCTTAAAGTAAGTGAATTAAGTGTGTCAGCGATCAGTAGAAGCTGATTTTAAACATCAGCTAAGTATTCTAGATGAAGAGTATCAGATACGGCTTCACTGTGTGTACTTTCATTTTATGAAATACCTTGAGAATGACATGATGTGTATAGGATGCAACCTACAAATGCCCAGACCCACCTGCAGACGTATGAGGAAATTCTAACTCCTGATGTGACCAGAAAGAACAATAGCCTTTCCTTCTCTCACAGTAAATAGATTCCTTCACTCAAATCCTCCGGGACCTCTCCTGAACCCctcaatgttccttttttttttttttttttggctgtgcctgtagcatgtggcagttcacaggccagagattgaacctatgccacagcagtgacctgagacactgcagtgacaatgccaaatcctaactGACTGAGGCACATGGGACCTCCCTGAAATCAAATAATCTTTACAAAGTACTTTGGGAAAATACGGCATTCTGCTACTTTTACTcggtaagaaaagaaagaagtatctGATCTCAGTGCTATACATATGTCTGTGTGTAcattctattttgaaataatttccaacttacagaaaagttatgAAAATAATACAGAGGGTTCCCATACATTCTTCATCCAACTTCCCttaacattaacattttaatcCCAGTATAATAATCAAAGTTAAGAAATTAATGCTGGCACAATGCTCTTAACTAAATTACAAATACTAAAAAATTCTATtaggaagttcccgctgtggcacagcggaaacaaatccaactagtaaccatgaggttgtatgttcgatccctggccttgctcagtgggttaaggacctggcattgctgtgagctgtggtgtaggttgcagacatggctcggatcccccgttggtgtggctgtggcctagaccagtggctacagctcctatttgacccctagcctgggaacttccatatgccacaggaaaaaataaaataaataaataaaacttgtatTAGATTTTCCACTAATGTCGTTTGAAACTTTCCTCCTTATTCCCTGTTGATAGgttaaagaaaatttcaataaCTGTCACACATAGGTACATTTTTGAGATGATGTAACACTGTGGTTATGATCCAGTTACATTTAGGTGTGACTCCTGGTTTTACTACTTACTAACTGTATGAACTTGggcaatttatttaatcctcctaGTCCCCAGTTTCTTCAACTATAAAGCAGAGGGAACAATATCAATTCAGGGTTATATGGAAGATTAAATGGGATAATGCATGTAATCACTTAGCTCAGTGAAGTGCCTACAGTAATGGCTCTAGCTGCTATTATTATAATCAGAGCTAAAAGGACAAATGAAATGCTGGGTCTTGCCtatcaaaaacaggaaaaactggagttcccatcgtggctcagtggttgacgaatccgactaggaaccatgaagttgagggtttgatccctggcctcactcagtgggttaaggatccagtgttgccctgagctgtggtgtaggttgcagatgaggctcggatcccgcgttgctgtggctctagcgtaggctggaggctacagctccaattagacccctagcctgaaacctccatatgctgtaggtgtggtgcttgaaaagactaaaaaaaaaaaaaaaaaaacaggaaaaactaaGACCCACACTCCAGCTGAAAACTCTAGGTGATTATACTTAGTATGTTTTAAACTGCCAAGACAGAGAAATATCTGCCCTTGTCCACTGCATTATAAATAGGGTTGTTATTAATTTCCCTAATAGGTAAAGTTATCATGCAgctctatttttccctttattactTACATCTTTGACTACATACTTCTCAAGGTTTTCAACTGTCTTTTCCTTAAGGGAGccctagaggaagaaaaaaaggaaataagaacaaaatcaaCTTTTAAGTCCATTAGAAAAATCATGTCTACTATAAGTCTAGTAATTTCAAGATGGAGAAGTAGACAAACTAAAGAAAGCCAGGATAAAGTGGCAGATGTGATTTGATGCAACTCGGCctcaaaaaatgtgtttaaaatataaaacgatttttatttttaaactagaaatcaaaaggTATTTCATATTCTATTCAGTATAgtttataataaatgtaaacataatATTCATTAGTTAATGTTATCGGCCAAGTCGGAGGTATTcggaaaaaacaaatgaaccatAAGCCATCATCAAAGGATATGGTTAGTATAATCCTAACACTAAAATCTCTTCTATTAAGTTTGGgaaatgcaaagtgaaataagatCTAGAAGCCAGGCACCACCCCTGAGGAAAGAACAGCATTACCTCTGTAAGCAGGACAGCCAAAGATAAGGACAAATGTATTCTAGAGAGTTATCCCTAGGGGGTAATCCCCCATCCCCTCTTTTTTTAACAGACAAAAAATTATGCTCTATCTGCACTTGGAAAGTTAATGTCAGATCATAAAAAACACATGCCAGACAGTAAACAGGTGAAGAAGCAGCTCCTAGGTACCTTGTAATGAACCCAGTCAACCGCATCTCTTACATCCTGGAACATACTCCGGTAAGACATGAAGAGGTCCCCATCTTTAAATCCTGTTTCACAGCTACAGAAGGATGCAAAGAACATGACAGGGAATCCAAAAGAGGgtaaataaagtgaatatcaaACACTGCCCAGGGGACCCAAAGGTTCCACTGCCACAAGATAAAGGATGTTTGgctaatttggaaaataattaccCCCTAATGAAAATCCATTTTGACCACCAGAGATGACTATAGGGTTCAACGGAATACAATAACTCTGAACAGATAAAAAACGGTAGAAGAATATACTGAATGGAAGTGAAAAGGCCAGTTCCAAAATTATCCAGTTCTTTTATCCAACACTTTTAAGAAACAAGTTTCcatcaaagaaacattttaaatgggtaaTTTAGGTTCTCTCCACCCTGACTTTTCCGTCATTGTCTCTAGGTTCAAAGGTAttgcctattttctctttatctaagTGACTTAGTGCTCCACTAAATTTAGTGCCTTGAAGTAGATAAGGCCTAAAGAGGATAAGAAGTTAGCAACTCTAGTACATATGGCTGAACTTACAATTCCTCCTAGAAAGGAAATAACAACTTGTTCAAGACTTAAGCAAAATTCTACTTCAGGGAGGATAAACATTATTTATTCCTCAATCAAATTTTGCTGGGCCTGGGAATGAAACTAAATTACCATCCCTGAATGGCTCCTGGGTAGCTGCTGTGAAATGAGTCGGGGGGTTTTAGTGCAATTCTGCTTGGACAGATAATCATCACACAAACCTCCCACTCAGTTGTCACAATTAGCACCTCTGCTGGCCGTCTTCATTCCCAGGAGAAGCCAATCAGAAGTGGTCCCTTCCAAACATGGCTGCAGCACACTGGCAAGGAGGGGGCCGAGTGGGAGGTGAGAGCCTGCATGGAGCTGCTGGTGCTGTCCCATCTCTCAGGCTGGCAATGTGGCATCTCTCACTAGCACTAAATTCActtcagaaaagcagaaaagaccTACAATGGCCAGTTCTCTAAAACCCtgtacattaattaaaaaaaaatcaattggaaaaagaaaattatactatATACATACCTGGTATATCTGGGACAATTAGTAAAAAAATCTACTAGGCAGGCCAACAGGTAGGTCTCTGAAAAATGAAGAATAGATATTCATAAGCTATAAGTGAGATAATTAAAACTTGTTTCATTATCTCCCCTTGAGCAAAGACCAACAAATTGATTgtggaaagaaggaaacatatcAGTATAGAAGCACAGACGGAGTCTACCTGGTAGGTTGAATAGTGTGTTCAGAATGTAAAATCTTTCAGTGTCATCTCGTTGGATAAATTTATTTGGATACTGCTCTCTAGTTTCtggtctgaaagaaaaaaaatttaaattaactgACATTCAAACATAgcacaatagggagttcctgtcgtggaaccatgaggttgtgggttcaatccctggccttgctcagtggattgaggatctgacgttgctgtgagctgtggtgtacttcgcagacgcagcccagatcccgagttgctgtggctctggtgaaggacaacggctacagctccgattagacccctagcctgggaacctccatatgcttcgggagtggctctagaaaaggcaaaa from the Phacochoerus africanus isolate WHEZ1 chromosome 15, ROS_Pafr_v1, whole genome shotgun sequence genome contains:
- the NT5C2 gene encoding cytosolic purine 5'-nucleotidase isoform X1 gives rise to the protein MPANMDKHALKKYRREAYHRVFVNRSLAMEKIKCFGFDMDYTLAVYKSPEYESLGFELTVERLVSIGYPQELLSFAYDSTFPTRGLVFDTLYGNLLKVDAYGNLLVCAHGFNFIRGSQVAAQKRPETREQYPNKFIQRDDTERFYILNTLFNLPETYLLACLVDFFTNCPRYTSCETGFKDGDLFMSYRSMFQDVRDAVDWVHYKGSLKEKTVENLEKYVVKDGKLPLLLSRMKEVGKVFLATNSDYKYTDKIMTYLFDFPHGPKPGSSHRPWQSYFDLILVDARKPLFFGEGTVLRQVDTKTGKLKIGTYTGPLQHGIVYSGGSSDTICDLLGAKGKDILYIGDHIFGDILKSKKRQGWRTFLVIPELAQELHVWTDKSSLFEELQSLDIFLAELYKHLDSSSNERPDISSIQRRIKKVTHDMDMCYGMMGSLFRSGSRQTLFASQVMRYADLYAASFINLLYYPFSYLFRAAHVLMPHESTVEHTHVDINEMESPLATRNRTSVDFKDTDYKRHQLTRSISEIKPPNLFPLAPQEITHCHDEDDDEEEEEEEEEEE
- the NT5C2 gene encoding cytosolic purine 5'-nucleotidase isoform X5, with translation MSKEGVFVNRSLAMEKIKCFGFDMDYTLAVYKSPEYESLGFELTVERLVSIGYPQELLSFAYDSTFPTRGLVFDTLYGNLLKVDAYGNLLVCAHGFNFIRGPETREQYPNKFIQRDDTERFYILNTLFNLPETYLLACLVDFFTNCPRYTSCETGFKDGDLFMSYRSMFQDVRDAVDWVHYKGSLKEKTVENLEKYVVKDGKLPLLLSRMKEVGKVFLATNSDYKYTDKIMTYLFDFPHGPKPGSSHRPWQSYFDLILVDARKPLFFGEGTVLRQVDTKTGKLKIGTYTGPLQHGIVYSGGSSDTICDLLGAKGKDILYIGDHIFGDILKSKKRQGWRTFLVIPELAQELHVWTDKSSLFEELQSLDIFLAELYKHLDSSSNERPDISSIQRRIKKVTHDMDMCYGMMGSLFRSGSRQTLFASQVMRYADLYAASFINLLYYPFSYLFRAAHVLMPHESTVEHTHVDINEMESPLATRNRTSVDFKDTDYKRHQLTRSISEIKPPNLFPLAPQEITHCHDEDDDEEEEEEEEEEE
- the NT5C2 gene encoding cytosolic purine 5'-nucleotidase isoform X2, encoding MPANMDKHALKKYRREAYHRVFVNRSLAMEKIKCFGFDMDYTLAVYKSPEYESLGFELTVERLVSIGYPQELLSFAYDSTFPTRGLVFDTLYGNLLKVDAYGNLLVCAHGFNFIRGPETREQYPNKFIQRDDTERFYILNTLFNLPETYLLACLVDFFTNCPRYTSCETGFKDGDLFMSYRSMFQDVRDAVDWVHYKGSLKEKTVENLEKYVVKDGKLPLLLSRMKEVGKVFLATNSDYKYTDKIMTYLFDFPHGPKPGSSHRPWQSYFDLILVDARKPLFFGEGTVLRQVDTKTGKLKIGTYTGPLQHGIVYSGGSSDTICDLLGAKGKDILYIGDHIFGDILKSKKRQGWRTFLVIPELAQELHVWTDKSSLFEELQSLDIFLAELYKHLDSSSNERPDISSIQRRIKKVTHDMDMCYGMMGSLFRSGSRQTLFASQVMRYADLYAASFINLLYYPFSYLFRAAHVLMPHESTVEHTHVDINEMESPLATRNRTSVDFKDTDYKRHQLTRSISEIKPPNLFPLAPQEITHCHDEDDDEEEEEEEEEEE
- the NT5C2 gene encoding cytosolic purine 5'-nucleotidase isoform X3 — encoded protein: MSKEGVFVNRSLAMEKIKCFGFDMDYTLAVYKSPEYESLGFELTVERLVSIGYPQELLSFAYDSTFPTRGLVFDTLYGNLLKVDAYGNLLVCAHGFNFIRGSQVAAQKRPETREQYPNKFIQRDDTERFYILNTLFNLPETYLLACLVDFFTNCPRYTSCETGFKDGDLFMSYRSMFQDVRDAVDWVHYKGSLKEKTVENLEKYVVKDGKLPLLLSRMKEVGKVFLATNSDYKYTDKIMTYLFDFPHGPKPGSSHRPWQSYFDLILVDARKPLFFGEGTVLRQVDTKTGKLKIGTYTGPLQHGIVYSGGSSDTICDLLGAKGKDILYIGDHIFGDILKSKKRQGWRTFLVIPELAQELHVWTDKSSLFEELQSLDIFLAELYKHLDSSSNERPDISSIQRRIKKVTHDMDMCYGMMGSLFRSGSRQTLFASQVMRYADLYAASFINLLYYPFSYLFRAAHVLMPHESTVEHTHVDINEMESPLATRNRTSVDFKDTDYKRHQLTRSISEIKPPNLFPLAPQEITHCHDEDDDEEEEEEEEEEE
- the NT5C2 gene encoding cytosolic purine 5'-nucleotidase isoform X6, with product MSYRSMFQDVRDAVDWVHYKGSLKEKTVENLEKYVVKDGKLPLLLSRMKEVGKVFLATNSDYKYTDKIMTYLFDFPHGPKPGSSHRPWQSYFDLILVDARKPLFFGEGTVLRQVDTKTGKLKIGTYTGPLQHGIVYSGGSSDTICDLLGAKGKDILYIGDHIFGDILKSKKRQGWRTFLVIPELAQELHVWTDKSSLFEELQSLDIFLAELYKHLDSSSNERPDISSIQRRIKKVTHDMDMCYGMMGSLFRSGSRQTLFASQVMRYADLYAASFINLLYYPFSYLFRAAHVLMPHESTVEHTHVDINEMESPLATRNRTSVDFKDTDYKRHQLTRSISEIKPPNLFPLAPQEITHCHDEDDDEEEEEEEEEEE